CCGACTTTGGTCACGATAGATGATGAAAAAGACACATTATCCAGCAAATCCTAAAACCCTGACCCCGACAAGCGAAAGGTCAACAGTTGGTATCTGGCATGTGCATCTCACTTGGATACCACAAAACTCGCTTTCTGATAGCCGATTACTGACAGCCGACAGCCGATAGCCATTATGAAATGTTCTAACATTTTGCCAGTAGGCATCCTACTTCTAATTGTAATCTGCGCCGAATTCTCGCTGATTAAAGCAGAGAATTCACCTTTGGCGGATATTCATTCACATATCACCCCCGGTGAACTCCTAATCCGTTTGACACCAGGGGCAGCGGCAGATGTTGAGCAGTTGCACGCAAACGCTCCTATCTCTATCCTGCACGCAAAACACAATGTAGAATCGCTGCACCCGCTGTTTCCATATCTCGCGCGTCCATCGCTCAATCCAAATCTAAAGCGCATCTACCTGTTACGGTTTTCTCCTGACGCCTCCCTTGAAGCACTCAAAGCAGCATACCAGCAGAACCCGCTCGTTGAGGCAGTCGAATATAACTATCTCCGTCCGACGCTCGCAGACCCAGCCATCCCGAATGACCCAAAATATCCTGAACAGTGGAGTTTGCCACTGATGAAATTACCACAGGCGTGGGCAGTCGAAAAAGGAGACCGGAGTGTCGTGATTGCTATCATCGATTCTGGCATTGATTATAAACACGACGATTTAGCACCCAAAGCGTGGATAAACCCTGACGAAATCCCAGAAAATGGACTCGACGACGATGGCAACGGCTACATTGACGATGTCTATGGTTGGGATTTTACCGATGCACCCAATCTACAAGCCGAAGGCGATTACCTTGAAGGTGATAACGAACCTATTGATGAAAGCGGACACGGCACGCATGTTGCAGGTATTGCGGGTGCCATGCCGAATAACGGGATCGGAATCGCTGGGGTCGCATGGGAGTGTCCACTCATGGCGATACGCGCAGGACTCTCACTCGGTGGGAGCTCTCGCATGCAAGACGATGACTCCGCATCGGCGATCGTCTACGCCGCCGACAACGGCGCAAGCGTCATAAACATGAGTTGGGGTAGCGAGCGCCGTTCTTTTGTTATTCAGGATGCAATTGATTACGCTTATGCGCATGGGGCTGTTTTAGTTGCCGCTGCTGGAAATTCTCAGAAACCTGCTGCTATCTTTCCCGCCGCCTACCGGAAAGTCATCGCTGTGGCATCTACTGAGCAGAATCAACAACGGTTCTACCAATCCAATTTCGGTGCTTCCATTGATATCGGTGCCCCTGGTAACGTAATTCTCAGCACACAGATTAATAACCAGTATCGACTCCTCACCGGTACCTCTATGGCATCCCCGCACGTCGCGGGTGTCGCGGCGCTACTATTCGCAAAACGACCCGCACTGACACATGAAGAGGTGCGGCACATACTGATTAACACCGCCGACCCCGTCCATCAAGAGGATAGTGATGAATTAGATGAAAGATTCGTAGGGGCAGGCACTGTCAACGCTGAACGCGCACTCTTCGCAAGCGGCGCATTACAGGCACGCATCCTCATACCTGAAACCAATAGCGGCGGCGCGGATTCAATTACCTTTGTCGGTAACACTGGCGGCTATAAGTTTCAATCGTGGCAGCTGAGTTATGGCGAATCTACAGTTCCTACTGAATTTACGCCTTTCACGCAACCCGCAGCCACACAAAAAATCGGTGAAACGTTGGCTGTTTGGGATACCACAACCGTTCCAGAGGGTATCTACACTGCTCGGTTAACAGTAACCGCCACGGACGGACACCAAACACACGATCAGGTCGTCTTGAGCGTAGACCGAACACCTCCTCAAGTTATCTCTCTTACTGCAACAGAAACGCTTTACGGTGAGCGAAGTCTTACTATTTTCACTTGGGCAACCGATGATGTTACCCAGAATACCCTCTATTACCGACGTAAGGGGAGCCTCGCACCCTTCGCACCTATTGACACAACGGATCTCGGCGTAGAGCATTCCCTCTCTTTGGGTTTTGAGACTGGGGCTTATCAATTTTTTGTTGAATCAGAGAATACAACGCAGCTCAAAACAAGGGAAGACAACGGCGGCGCGTTTTATGCTATTGATGTCGTTGGCGGGCATATTTCTCCGAGCGGGTTTACTGAAAAACCCCTTGATATTCCGCCGCTTCATATTGCAAGTGTAACGACTGACTTTGACAGGGATGGTCAACCTGAAATCGTCGGAAGCCCGTTGTCATCTGATACGCTTGACACCGAGCTACAGGCTGCGATCGTTGCGATTTATGAACGCTTGCCAAGTGGTAGGTATGAACTTGCGCATACCGTTGAGAACGTTGAGAATCTCTCTAATCTTGAAGAGTTCATTACATGGGCAGTAGATGATACTGACGGGGACGGTTTACTCGAAATACTTGCAACGGATGATGAGCGAACTTTTCTCATGGAGAGTAGCACGCCTCGAGGCTATCCGCATCAAGTTATCTGGGAGACACCTTTCCTCTCTGGCGGTACCATCGCCGACGTTGATCGCGATGGTCAGAAAGAGATTATCGGCGCAGATAATAATAATGATCGACTCCTCGTTTTTGAATACGATAGTCTCACGAACACCCATATCGAAAAAGCAGCTTTGGTAAACGAAACCCCTGGTTCTAATGTATTTGCGCAGCGTTTTGCTATTGACGATTTTGATGGTGATGGGCGCACGGAATTGGTCGCAGGCGATGGTGAAGGTGAACTTTTTATTTATGAGTCTGTTTCTACCAACAATACCTTCCGTCTTGAGTGGCAGACGCAACTACCACTGAAAAATATTACCCAATTCACTTCAGGTGATCTGACGGGAGATGGTAGCCCGGAGTTTGTCGTCGGTGGCTTGCTCTCGCTACCCGATAACCCCTCAGGACCGCTGCTCTGGAAGTTTTTCGTCTTTACGCATACACCGCGCGGCTACGCACTACTGACGGAAGGGGAACGCGAGGCAACGCTCGCAATCGCCCCGCACCGCCGAAACGCTAACAGTCTTGCTATCGCGGATTTAGATCGTGATGGTGCTAATAATTTGATCATTGCGACCTATCCGAACCTCTATGTGACACAGTGGGATGGCACTGCCTTGAAGGCATTGTGGCACAGGAGAATAGAGAAAACACCGATGCTCTTCACTGCTGAACTCAATCAAAATGGATTTGACGAATTTTATGGTAACCTTGAGGACGGAATTTACCGTTTTGAGTCCGTTTTCGCAACAGACCCAGACGGTATTGATAGACTCACACCTTGGAATATTGAGGCGAAACCGTTGACAGAGAAGGCAGTACAGGTTACATGGAACGCTCAGCAGGACGACGAAACGACTGAAGAACAGCCAAGGTTGACACGATCTTTTACCGTCTATCGGGCGCAAGGCGAAAAGGAAGAGGCACCGACGGATGATATGTTTGAGAAAATTAGGGAGAACCTAACTGTCACAAGGTTCTTGGATAGGCATGTGGCGAAAGATAATACCTACTGGTATGCTATCACTGTAAAGGATACCAACGCAACCGAAACCCCTCGCACCGAACCTGTTGCTGCCACACCCAGGGAACCACCCCAATTAATTCGTGCTGCCTATCACCGACCCGGAGGAGAAACGCTGGCAACACAACTTGAGTTTCAGTCTGACATATCTAACGAGATTTCTAAACGCGGAAATTTCTGGGTTATTGTTACATTTGACCGACGCATGAACCTCGGCATTGCCGACGAGAGTCGGTATGTCCTGCGGAAGGTGAAACGGATTGACGGTGTGAATCCTGTATCTGCTATCCGCGACCGGATGGGAACACGCGCACTTTTAGCATTCGATGCAGAGCGTCTCCTTGAACACTTCGGGCAGTCCCTTACCGCTACAGCAGACCGGTATGAAATTTCTGTTTCCAATGTCGCTGATATTGACGAAAACGCTATTCGCGGTGCTACGCGACCCCTTGAAATGCCGAGCAGTATTGCCGAAACAGCCGTGTCCGATTTGATGCAAGTACGCGTCTATCCGAATCCAGTGCGACCCAACGTTGCTGATAAAGGCGTGATTACTTTTGACAGGATACCTATTGGCACACGCATCCAACTCTTTACAGCAAAAGGCGAATTGCTCGAAATATTAGACGTAACCGAGCAGGATCACAACCGAAAAAAATGGTGGCTTACAAGTAATAACACCGCAGACGTCTCCACCGGCATCTATATTTATGTGCTTGAATTTGGTGAGGAAAAAAAAGTGGGAAAAATTGCTGTTATTAAATAGTTATCAGTACGATTTTTCTGCGAAAAATCTTTCGGTTATCAGTTATAGGACTTACGCATTTCGTCTTAAAGTCCCCCTGATAAGGGGGATTTAGGGGGTTTAAAGGGCTAAATTACCGCTTTTTGCGTCCTAAATACCTGATATTCGCTCAATTTGCGTAAGTCCTGAGTTACAAGAGTCCTCTTAACTGAAAACTGAGTACTGACAACCGACAACTATTCAATGAACGACTTTATTCTCATCGCAAACCCAATCTCCGGCAAGGGACATGCTAAGAATGTTGCTGAGCAGGGCTACGCTGCCCTTACCGAATCCGGACAGCACGGACAACTCGTATTGACTTCGGCATCTGGCGACGCAAAACGTTTCGCACAAGAAGCCGTTGCTAATGGAACTCGGTACGTAATTGCTTGCGGGGGTGATGGAACGCTCCACGAAGTGGTGAATGGTATCGCGATGGCTCCAGATGTAACCTTGGGTGTTCTCCCGTGCGGGCGCGGCAACGATTTTGCCGCAGCGGTTGGTATCCCACTGAAGCCTGAAGCGGCGATCGCAACCCTCTTATCTGGCACCCCTATCCGTGTAGATTTGGGACGTTGCTATCAGAATAGTCCTCAGTTAACAGTTAACAGTCATCAGTTAAAGACGGATTTGTTAAACGAAAATCCGTTACCGACAACCGACAACCGACAACCGACAACTATCTCCTCTGATAACCGACAACCGACAACTGACAACTATTTCACCACCATTGCGACTTGTGGTTACGATACGGAAGTCAGCCGCCGCGCAGCCAAAGGCACACCCCTATTTGCTGGCACTGCCTCCTACGCCTATGCAGCTGTAGAGACGCTGTTCTACTACGATCCGCCGACTGTACGTCTTGAAGGCGATTTTGGTACTTATGAGGGACCACTCCTCCTCGCCGCTACCGGCATCACAAGTCGCTACGGTGGCGGGTTTCAGATTGTCCCGGATGCACGTATTGATGATGGACTTTTCGATGTCTGTATCGTCCGACCCGTTTCCTCTTTGACAGTACTCCGACTCTTAGTAACACTTTTCTGGGGCGGTCATGTCGGACACCCCGCCGTATCCATGCACCAGACCCGGACTTTAAAGATTGAAACCGATCCACCCATGCTGTTATATGCTGATGGCGAACCGATGTGCGAAACACCTGCCACAATTGAGATCATCAAGGGCGGATTAACTGTGATGGCACCGCGTGGCACGTAAGGGATACATAGGGCAGCGGGTTTCAAACTACCTTATTTTTCCTCCTGCGTTTCGTTAACATTCAAATGGTCGATACTGATATTATCTCGGATATCGGTGTGAAAGTCAATCCTTGATTCCGCCTACATCAGGGTCATTCAATTTTAACATTTCTCATTTTATTCTGACACCAAAAACCTACAATTGAATAACCCTGACCCAGCCCCTGAGCCATTCAATCCTGAAAAACTATTTTGTCGGAGCGAAACCTTGGAAACCCGATTGATGTGCCTGTCACCAACTATTTATAAGATACACTACTTTTTTCCATCATTTTTGGATAATTTATGACATTTTTTTCCTTTTTTGCACGAAAAGGGCTTAAAAAACTGGTCTATGTAAGATAGTGTTAGACGCATGTTTATACGATTTGTGATGGATATATCTCTCACTTGTAGCATAGACTGTTAGTCTGTGCATACCGATTTCGGCGCGGATGCACCTTTTCTCTCCAAAATTGTGTCTTTAATTATAAAGGGAGTTGATAGTATGACAGCAATGGTAAGTATCAATCCTTGGACTATAAGCACCCGATGAAATTTTTTTCTAGCAGAATCTGTTAATTTGTGGCTTCACGGAACGATATCCGTTTACACCAAACTAACGGTTACATTGAACTCACGTTAACTTTCACGAAAGCGGGTATCATGGCATTACAGAACGAATTTGAAACCAACCATTCCTTTGGCGAAATCATCGGCAAAAACAAGAAAATGCAGCACCTATTCACCCAGATTCAAACGGCGGCAGCAGGAGCTATTAGCGTCCTGATTCAAGGCGAAACCGGGACCGGGAAAGAATTGATCGCAAAATCAATACACGATAACAGTCCTCGGAAAGAAGGACCCTTCGTTGCCATCAATTGTGCTGCAATACCAACCGAATTGATTGAAGGTGAGTTGTTTGGCAATGAACCCGGGGCTTTCACCGGGGCAAACGAGCGTCGAATTGGATACTTTGAACAAGCGGACACTGGTACACTTTTTCTTGATGAAATTGGGGATATGCCATTCACTTTGCAAGCGAAGTTGCTGCGTGTCCTACAAGAACGAGAATTTCAGAGACTCGGCGGCACAAGCCCCACCTCCATTGACATCCGTGTTTTGGCTGCTACGAATCAGGATCTAGAAAATGCTATCAGAGACGGATATTTCCGTGAGGATTTGTACCATCGACTCTCGGCATTCCCTATCGCGGTTCCGTCTCTGAGAGATCGGCGCGAAGATATTCCAATCTTGGCAGATCACTTCCTGAAAAAATATGCTGCAGCCGCCGAAAAACCCATTCGCGACATTTCTACTGATGCCTTACAAATGTTAATGCAGCATGACTTCCCCGGTAACGTGCGCGAGCTGGAAAACGCCGTTGAGAGGGCAGTTTTATATGAGACAACGGACCGACTGCAACCCCAAAGCCTCCTTTTACATCAGACGCGAGGCGGTTCACAACTCGCTACAAGTGACCCGATGGATGCCACCGATATTCTTACGCTTAAGGAAGTTGAACGGAGAGCCATTATCAAAGCACTCAAAACGACGGGCGGTAATATCTCCGCTGCGGCACAAACATTGGGGATTGATAGATCCACGCTTTATCAGAAAATGGAGAAACATAACCTGCGACCGTAAAATGTGTTGTAATATACGACACTGTTGTATTTTACGACACAATACGCTTGAACCTGCTATATCAAAGGCTCCGAAATCCATACTGCTTCTAAATGTGTTGTATTTTACGACACTTGACGAAAAACAACTTTAAGCGATCCGATTACACCGCGTACAGCCCGTATCCCGCGTACCGCCTTGACAAACGAAGTTATAACAGGGCTGGATATCACGATTTCACCAATTGGCACGATTCTTGCTCAACTTATTAAGTTATTGAAGTGTAAGCCAAATCCGTTGATGTTAGTTGCGTCTTACAAAAGGTATTGAGGGATTTTGGCGTTGTATCGCGGACTGCTGCAACAAGCGTGGTTTTTGCGATACTATTTTCTGAATTGTTTGTGTATAATTTTAAGAGACGTGCTATGCTGTTTCATGTCTTTTTTACATAAAGGAGAGTTTTAGAATGGTTAGAAATTTTTTCTCAACGCCGAATGTCATAGGTCGGCTCATGTTTATCCTACTCTTTGTCGGTGGCGTAGTTTACGCGGGAGCGTTTGATGGGTTTGTCGTAGAAACCGAAGCCTCCAGCTGCTGTTGCGGCGGAATGGATGCCGAATCTACCGACGGTTGTTGCGGCGAAACGGATACTCAACGGATACTCTCTAATTATAGTGAGTCTAACTGTTCTGGTTGTATTGATGGTGATGGTGATATAGAATCTACAAGTTGCAGCGTGTGTGACAACTACAAGGACTGTGGTATTTCAGACCAATCCGGCTGTCCTAGCGGTAGTAATTGTGATGGGTCGGATTCATGCTATTGCTCCGACTGGATCTGCGGCGCGGATGACCAGTGTGGCGGGGATTGTGCCAGTGGTAGCTAAGTTTCCAATGTGGATGTTACCTCAAAGTGCAATCACTCGCATAGGACAAGGGGGAATCGTGCAGGATCCTGCATATTCTCATGATGGGAAACACCTTGTATTCGCGAGCAAAATAGGGATATGGTGGTATGATATATCCACTATGATGCCTACTGCCTTATGGGACACAGATCGAGGGTTTACCTCTGCTGTCGCATTTTCCCCAGATGGCCGGTGGCTTGCCACCGGCGACGGGGATGGTCTCGTCAAGATGTGGGATGTGCAGCGCGGTGTCTGCATTGCCCAAATGGAACGCGATGAATCGGAAAAACCCGATCACATGGTTTCTCGCCTCGTTTTTTCACCTGATAGCCAGCTGCTTGCTGTTTCTAGTTTGCGTGACTATATCTTATATGTTTGGAACACTGAAACAGGGGAACGGATTGCAAAATTTCACGACAATACCAATTACAAATGGTTTCCTTTTCTACTACGCCCTATTGCCTTCTCCTCGGAAGGCAATTTGATCGCTTGTACAATGCCTAATGATAGTTTATTACATGCAGATCGCCGCGGTACAATCCGGCCTCCCGAACATTCTTGCAACTCTATTTCTGTATGGGATATAAAAACAGGCGAGCAACTCACTTGTCTTACGGAACATCCTAATTTCGTTTACAGTGTTGTCTTTTCACCTTGCGGGAAGTTCCTTGCATCCGGAGGACGAGATGGCGCAGTTCGGGTTTGGTCGGTTGCTAATTGGGAGTTGCTCCACACTTTTCAGAATTATGGAACAGAACGGAAAAAGGTATTCTATTCACCAGAGAGTGTGCTGTACGCTTTAGAGATGTCTGATGAAGCTTGGAGCGTGTGGGACGTAACGAGCGGTGAAAGGACCGACCACTTCCTTGAAGAGCATATTTCTGTCCATAATACCCACGCTCCAAAGGGCACCCCATTCGTTTCAGCTTCTACCACCCGCCGTGAATTTAGGAAATGGACGGTAGGGGATTCCCAACCACACCTATTCTCTCATTTACATACTGGGGTTCCTTTTTCGCTTGTTTTTGCGCCAGATGGAAAGACCCTCGTAGGTGGGTATTGGAGTGACAGCGAAAAGGTAATATTATGGGATATTACAGACCCTTCCGCCATATTATCCACTTTCAATTTTCCTGGAAGAGGATACACTGTCTCTGTGTCACCACAAGGGGAAATCTACGCAACCGGACGTGACGGTCCAACTGCCAAGGTGTGGCACATTGGGAACAACGAGACACTGGTTAACTCTTTCAGACTTCCTAAAAAAAACACTGCCGATGAACAAGAACCGCTGGTAGTATCAACCGTAGCATTCGCATGCAAAAGCAATTTGTTGGCATGCGGCGATAACGAAGGCACATTAT
This sequence is a window from Candidatus Poribacteria bacterium. Protein-coding genes within it:
- a CDS encoding S8 family serine peptidase; this translates as MKCSNILPVGILLLIVICAEFSLIKAENSPLADIHSHITPGELLIRLTPGAAADVEQLHANAPISILHAKHNVESLHPLFPYLARPSLNPNLKRIYLLRFSPDASLEALKAAYQQNPLVEAVEYNYLRPTLADPAIPNDPKYPEQWSLPLMKLPQAWAVEKGDRSVVIAIIDSGIDYKHDDLAPKAWINPDEIPENGLDDDGNGYIDDVYGWDFTDAPNLQAEGDYLEGDNEPIDESGHGTHVAGIAGAMPNNGIGIAGVAWECPLMAIRAGLSLGGSSRMQDDDSASAIVYAADNGASVINMSWGSERRSFVIQDAIDYAYAHGAVLVAAAGNSQKPAAIFPAAYRKVIAVASTEQNQQRFYQSNFGASIDIGAPGNVILSTQINNQYRLLTGTSMASPHVAGVAALLFAKRPALTHEEVRHILINTADPVHQEDSDELDERFVGAGTVNAERALFASGALQARILIPETNSGGADSITFVGNTGGYKFQSWQLSYGESTVPTEFTPFTQPAATQKIGETLAVWDTTTVPEGIYTARLTVTATDGHQTHDQVVLSVDRTPPQVISLTATETLYGERSLTIFTWATDDVTQNTLYYRRKGSLAPFAPIDTTDLGVEHSLSLGFETGAYQFFVESENTTQLKTREDNGGAFYAIDVVGGHISPSGFTEKPLDIPPLHIASVTTDFDRDGQPEIVGSPLSSDTLDTELQAAIVAIYERLPSGRYELAHTVENVENLSNLEEFITWAVDDTDGDGLLEILATDDERTFLMESSTPRGYPHQVIWETPFLSGGTIADVDRDGQKEIIGADNNNDRLLVFEYDSLTNTHIEKAALVNETPGSNVFAQRFAIDDFDGDGRTELVAGDGEGELFIYESVSTNNTFRLEWQTQLPLKNITQFTSGDLTGDGSPEFVVGGLLSLPDNPSGPLLWKFFVFTHTPRGYALLTEGEREATLAIAPHRRNANSLAIADLDRDGANNLIIATYPNLYVTQWDGTALKALWHRRIEKTPMLFTAELNQNGFDEFYGNLEDGIYRFESVFATDPDGIDRLTPWNIEAKPLTEKAVQVTWNAQQDDETTEEQPRLTRSFTVYRAQGEKEEAPTDDMFEKIRENLTVTRFLDRHVAKDNTYWYAITVKDTNATETPRTEPVAATPREPPQLIRAAYHRPGGETLATQLEFQSDISNEISKRGNFWVIVTFDRRMNLGIADESRYVLRKVKRIDGVNPVSAIRDRMGTRALLAFDAERLLEHFGQSLTATADRYEISVSNVADIDENAIRGATRPLEMPSSIAETAVSDLMQVRVYPNPVRPNVADKGVITFDRIPIGTRIQLFTAKGELLEILDVTEQDHNRKKWWLTSNNTADVSTGIYIYVLEFGEEKKVGKIAVIK
- a CDS encoding diacylglycerol kinase family lipid kinase; amino-acid sequence: MNDFILIANPISGKGHAKNVAEQGYAALTESGQHGQLVLTSASGDAKRFAQEAVANGTRYVIACGGDGTLHEVVNGIAMAPDVTLGVLPCGRGNDFAAAVGIPLKPEAAIATLLSGTPIRVDLGRCYQNSPQLTVNSHQLKTDLLNENPLPTTDNRQPTTISSDNRQPTTDNYFTTIATCGYDTEVSRRAAKGTPLFAGTASYAYAAVETLFYYDPPTVRLEGDFGTYEGPLLLAATGITSRYGGGFQIVPDARIDDGLFDVCIVRPVSSLTVLRLLVTLFWGGHVGHPAVSMHQTRTLKIETDPPMLLYADGEPMCETPATIEIIKGGLTVMAPRGT
- a CDS encoding sigma-54 dependent transcriptional regulator translates to MASRNDIRLHQTNGYIELTLTFTKAGIMALQNEFETNHSFGEIIGKNKKMQHLFTQIQTAAAGAISVLIQGETGTGKELIAKSIHDNSPRKEGPFVAINCAAIPTELIEGELFGNEPGAFTGANERRIGYFEQADTGTLFLDEIGDMPFTLQAKLLRVLQEREFQRLGGTSPTSIDIRVLAATNQDLENAIRDGYFREDLYHRLSAFPIAVPSLRDRREDIPILADHFLKKYAAAAEKPIRDISTDALQMLMQHDFPGNVRELENAVERAVLYETTDRLQPQSLLLHQTRGGSQLATSDPMDATDILTLKEVERRAIIKALKTTGGNISAAAQTLGIDRSTLYQKMEKHNLRP
- a CDS encoding WD40 repeat domain-containing protein — its product is MQDPAYSHDGKHLVFASKIGIWWYDISTMMPTALWDTDRGFTSAVAFSPDGRWLATGDGDGLVKMWDVQRGVCIAQMERDESEKPDHMVSRLVFSPDSQLLAVSSLRDYILYVWNTETGERIAKFHDNTNYKWFPFLLRPIAFSSEGNLIACTMPNDSLLHADRRGTIRPPEHSCNSISVWDIKTGEQLTCLTEHPNFVYSVVFSPCGKFLASGGRDGAVRVWSVANWELLHTFQNYGTERKKVFYSPESVLYALEMSDEAWSVWDVTSGERTDHFLEEHISVHNTHAPKGTPFVSASTTRREFRKWTVGDSQPHLFSHLHTGVPFSLVFAPDGKTLVGGYWSDSEKVILWDITDPSAILSTFNFPGRGYTVSVSPQGEIYATGRDGPTAKVWHIGNNETLVNSFRLPKKNTADEQEPLVVSTVAFACKSNLLACGDNEGTLYIWDVQLQNAQQNLNAHSDWIKFIAFSPDERKIVSMTQDRSISMLWDVESGEPIETLPGRNRAFAFSPCSTLIALAQPKKILLWDISHRRTVKCLFLPEDSRWSFALAFSPCGRYLVSGAWWLRGKGIKKCPVRLWNVESGENIATFRGHCSDVQCLAFSPDGALLASGSFDGTILLWDMKPYLHYET